The following is a genomic window from Nitrospira sp..
CCCCGATCGGTCTTGAAGCTGGCTACCTGGCCGAGGGCATGGACCCCCGCGTCCGTGCGGCCTGCTCCGATGATGGTGAGGCGGGTCTGTGCGATCGCCGTGAGGGCCTCTTCGACCGTCGCCTGGATGGTGGGCGCGTTCACCTGCCGTTGCCAGCCGGCATAGCCGGTTCCGTCGTACTCGATGACGGTCTTGTAGGTGGTCATACGATGGAAAAAACTCTAGCCCAAGACGGATCGACCTGTCACCTGGAAGAATTCGTGTTGAGGTAGGTCTTGACCCCTTGGAAAATCGATTCTGCGATATGGCTGAGGAAGGCCTGCGTCCGCATCTGCTCTTCCTCGGTGGGATTCGACATGAAGGCGATTTCGGCGAGGATGCTGGGCATGGTGGTGAAACGGAGTACATAGAAGGGCGCAGTTTTCACCCCGTGGTCGATGGTGCTGTACCGTCCGTTGAGGTTCGACACCATGGCTTGCTTGGCGGTCCAGGCCAGTTCGAGGGAGTGCTCGATTTTTTTCGAAGTCAGCAGGTCGGCGACGAGGTATTCCCAGCCCACGCCGGTATTGTTGAGCGGCGTGCCGTTTTCCCTTGCGGCGACTTCCAGGGCGCGTTGGTCCTTCGCCTCTCCGAAGTGATAGATCTCCAGACCGCGGATGCCTTTGTGCGGATGGGAGTTCACGTGGATGGAGACGAACAGGTCCGCGTCCTTCCCGTTCGCAAACTTCGCCCGGTCTTCCAACTCGATGAAGGTGTCGCGTTCCCGCGTCATGAGTACTCGCGTATTCGGCAACGTCCCGAGCAGGTCTTTCAGGAGCAGGCCGACTTTCAGGGTGACGTCCTTCTCCGTCGTGCCGTGGCGCCCGATGGTACCGGGATCTTTTCCGCCGTGTCCCGGGTCGATGACGATCGTCCTCACAGGATCAGCTTGTTTGGGCACGATGGGGCGAACAGGGTCCGTTACGGTTGGGCTGGGAATCGTCGGCGGCGTCGGCAGCGGCGTGAGTGGAACGGACGGCGACGTCGTTGAGGTGTCGCCGATCTGTCGGATCGTATCCTTGGAACGTTGGTACAGGTCGATGACGAGGCGGTCAGGATTGGCCAGCGAGAACACTTTATAGCGGGCGACCTGACCGCGCGGCAGGGTGATGGCGACCACGCGCGGGCGACTTTGGGCGATCTGAAACGGCCGGGGAATCGTTCCACTCGACACCCGTCGCCGGGACGATTTACCCAAGATGGTGTTGGTCACTTCGATGACGACCCGTTCTGGATTACGCAGGTGAGATTCAGAAAACGATGCTTTACGGTTCAGGTCGAGAACGAGTCTGATGCCCTCGTCGGTCGTCCAGGTTCGAAGGTCGCGGACGATGATCGGGTAACGTGATGGGCCGGCGCCTTCTTGCCGGACGGTCAGGACACGAGGGGTCGCTTCTTCTGCTGCCGGCTGGGCCGGCCTAGGCCAGGGAGGCGCGCTCGGCATGTCGGCCATCGATGGAGCGACGGCGCCGAAAAATACCCACAGCAAGATGAGACCGAGGAGGTGACGGGTCAGGACGGAGACATGAGTCACGAGACGAGGCTCCTCTCGATGCGGGGCCGCATAAGGCCTTTTCTCAGATGTTTGTGTTATTGTCAACAGAAGGCCTGAAACCATGTGATTGTAGATGGCGACGCATCTGCTTGTCGATGGATATAACCTGTTGGGCAGCGTCGGAATGGGCGGATCGTCCGCTCAAGGCCGCCTTGAGGAGGCGCGGGAGGCGCTCCTGCGCGACTTGACAGGATACCGGCATAGGAAGAGCCATGCGATTACCGTCGTCTTCGATGGGTGGCAGGGCGGCCTGAGAGCAGAGCAGCGTGAGTTCCGGTCCGGTGTCGAAGTCGTCTATTCCAAGCGGGGAGAGAAGGCGGACCAAGTGATTCAGCGCCTGGCTCGCCTGTACGGTGGAAATTGCGCCGTCGTGTCCTCCGACCATGAGGTGGTCAATGCAGCCCGAGCAGCCGGTGCTTTTGTCATGGGGGCGTCGGAGTTCCGCGCCAAGTTGCAGGAACGGCCTTCAGGCCAGCCGGCTGTTGCCTTCAAGGAACTGGATTGCGGGGACGACGAGGCGGTGACACGATCGAAAGAGAAACGTGGCAATCCGCGCAAGTTGCCGAAGTCGCGGCGCAGACGTAACCATCAACTCAGGGAATTTTGAAGAGGCGGCGTGCGTTTTCGCTGGTGATGCGGCCCACGTCTTCAACGGTCACGAGGCTGGCTCCGGACGCGCCTTCGGACGTGATTGTGGCCAGCAGTTCTGCGACATGTTTCACATAGGCCGGTTCGTTGCGTTTACCGCGGTGGGGTACCGGGGTCAGGTAGGGACAATCGGTTTCGATCAGCAGGCGATCCCTCGGAACCTGTTTGGCGATGTCCCGCAGCATGGTGGCATTTTGAAAGGTCAGGATGCCGGAAAACGACAGGTAAAATCCCAAATCGATCGCGTCCTTTGCCAGCCAGGCATCCCCTGAAAAACAATGAAAGACCCCGCCGACCTCTGAAGCCCCCTCTTCCTTCAGGATGCGGATCGTATCGTCCTGCGCTTCTCTGGTGTGGATGATGACCGGGAGGTGCAATTCACGCGCCAGCCGGATCTGTTCACGGAAACACCGGCGCTGTTGTTCCGGGTCGGAATGGTTGTAATGGTAGTCGAGTCCGATCTCACCGTAGGCCACGACCTTCTTCTGTCGCGCCAGTTGCCGGAACTCGTCGTACCACCCGTCCGCGATGTGTTTGACTTCGTGTGGGTGCACTCCGATCGACGCATAGACGAAGGGATACTGCTCGGCGAGGGCGGCGGCCGCACGGCTCGTGGTAAGGTCGCAGCCGATGGTGATCATCGACTCCACCCCGGCCGCTCGCGCACGTGCGATCATGGCTTCGCGGTCGGACCCATACCGTGCGTCATCCAGATGGGTATGGGTGTCGATCAGCATGGGGCGTGGGGCCGCGGTAAGAAGAGGTCCGAATCGGATCAGACCGGTTTCGTCGCGAGCGACTCGGCCATTCCGTAGAGCAGCGCCTCGGTGTCGCTCCAGCCCAGGCAGGAATCGGTGATCGACATGCCGTAGGTGAGGGCCTTTCCGGGGTCCCAGGTTTGGCGGCCGCCCTGCAAATGGCTTTCGAGCATGAGGCCCATGATTGAGCGGCGGCCGTCCCGAAACTGTCTGAGCACTTCGCCGGCGACTTCAACCTGACGTTGATGGTTCTTGCCTGAATTATCGTGTGAACAGTCCACCATGACCCCGCGGGCCAATCCTTCATTCGCCACGGCGACTTCCGCCCGGGCGATGTCTTCGACACTGTAATTGGTACGACCCCCACCGCCGCGGAGTACGATATGGTGGTCCGGATTGCCGGTGGTCTTGATGATGGAGGTCACTCCGTCGGCATTCACACCGACAAAATGGTGCGGCGAGCGGCTGGTGATCATGGCATTGACGGCGACTTGCAAGCTGCCTTCGGTTCCGTTCTTGAATCCGACCGGCATCGAGAGGCCGCTGGCCATTTCGCGATGGATCTGGCTTTCGGTGGTCCTTGCGCCGATGGCGGTCCAACCCAACAGGTCGGCGATGTATTGAGGCGTGACCGGATCGAGCAGTTCCGTCGCGC
Proteins encoded in this region:
- a CDS encoding 2-keto-3-deoxy-D-arabino-heptulosonate-7-phosphate synthase I alpha; the protein is MTRPIDNQHVIEIKPLPSPRDLKTRLPISDEVAEVVFQTRQAIRDILHGRDMERLIVIVGPCSIHDPEAAYDYADRLKPVAQAVRDKLLIVMRTYFEKPRTTVGWKGLINDPHLDGTCEIAQGLQLARTILLNINGKGLPCATELLDPVTPQYIADLLGWTAIGARTTESQIHREMASGLSMPVGFKNGTEGSLQVAVNAMITSRSPHHFVGVNADGVTSIIKTTGNPDHHIVLRGGGGRTNYSVEDIARAEVAVANEGLARGVMVDCSHDNSGKNHQRQVEVAGEVLRQFRDGRRSIMGLMLESHLQGGRQTWDPGKALTYGMSITDSCLGWSDTEALLYGMAESLATKPV
- a CDS encoding putative metal-dependent hydrolase YcfH is translated as MLIDTHTHLDDARYGSDREAMIARARAAGVESMITIGCDLTTSRAAAALAEQYPFVYASIGVHPHEVKHIADGWYDEFRQLARQKKVVAYGEIGLDYHYNHSDPEQQRRCFREQIRLARELHLPVIIHTREAQDDTIRILKEEGASEVGGVFHCFSGDAWLAKDAIDLGFYLSFSGILTFQNATMLRDIAKQVPRDRLLIETDCPYLTPVPHRGKRNEPAYVKHVAELLATITSEGASGASLVTVEDVGRITSENARRLFKIP
- a CDS encoding N-acetylmuramoyl-L-alanine amidase, whose amino-acid sequence is MTHVSVLTRHLLGLILLWVFFGAVAPSMADMPSAPPWPRPAQPAAEEATPRVLTVRQEGAGPSRYPIIVRDLRTWTTDEGIRLVLDLNRKASFSESHLRNPERVVIEVTNTILGKSSRRRVSSGTIPRPFQIAQSRPRVVAITLPRGQVARYKVFSLANPDRLVIDLYQRSKDTIRQIGDTSTTSPSVPLTPLPTPPTIPSPTVTDPVRPIVPKQADPVRTIVIDPGHGGKDPGTIGRHGTTEKDVTLKVGLLLKDLLGTLPNTRVLMTRERDTFIELEDRAKFANGKDADLFVSIHVNSHPHKGIRGLEIYHFGEAKDQRALEVAARENGTPLNNTGVGWEYLVADLLTSKKIEHSLELAWTAKQAMVSNLNGRYSTIDHGVKTAPFYVLRFTTMPSILAEIAFMSNPTEEEQMRTQAFLSHIAESIFQGVKTYLNTNSSR